A genomic window from Candidatus Thiocaldithrix dubininis includes:
- a CDS encoding polysaccharide biosynthesis/export family protein has translation MRYYWLLPLTVFNVWGLSACTSVPRPAPAPYLPTVTVPVQRSVQAYTGHDQISSQDLLEISVYKVPDLSKTVRVDDFGNITLPLIGVVSVAGKTSIEVEQLLAQRLSQDYMHNPQVNVLVKEATRSRFSVDGEVVKPGIYPMASSMTFLQAMAAAGGTTKLSDNRRAILYRGNQRYMVNLEAIRLGYMPDPVIQADDRIVFVQSNEKVTAETISTLLPALGSLRSY, from the coding sequence ATGCGATACTATTGGCTATTACCCTTAACCGTATTCAATGTCTGGGGTTTAAGCGCGTGTACCAGTGTACCACGTCCTGCTCCCGCGCCGTATTTACCAACGGTAACCGTGCCTGTGCAACGTTCAGTACAGGCTTATACGGGGCATGATCAAATCTCATCGCAAGATTTACTCGAAATCAGTGTGTATAAAGTGCCAGATTTATCTAAAACAGTACGAGTAGATGATTTTGGTAATATTACATTGCCTTTAATTGGCGTAGTAAGCGTGGCAGGCAAAACCTCAATTGAGGTCGAGCAATTGTTGGCGCAACGTTTAAGCCAAGACTATATGCATAATCCGCAAGTGAATGTGTTGGTTAAAGAAGCTACGCGTAGTCGCTTTAGCGTAGATGGAGAGGTAGTAAAACCCGGTATTTACCCAATGGCTAGCAGCATGACTTTCTTACAAGCAATGGCCGCAGCGGGTGGCACAACTAAATTATCTGATAATCGTCGGGCGATTTTGTATCGCGGTAATCAACGCTATATGGTGAATTTGGAAGCCATTCGTTTGGGTTATATGCCTGATCCAGTGATTCAAGCAGATGACCGTATTGTGTTTGTGCAATCGAATGAAAAGGTAACGGCGGAAACCATTAGTACCTTATTGCCTGCATTGGGAAGTCTACGCAGTTATTGA
- a CDS encoding DUF3465 domain-containing protein has translation MQQNRWLKTILLLIGAFCFGLYHYVKPASPPTPTPSTHSSQTDTAYQQATEQIRTARLNPNAKFRTIIKGEVLKLLPDDNEGARHQRFLVKLAPDIVVLVAHNLDLAKRVPAQSGQPIIINGEFIANDKGGVMHWTHHDPQGGQGGWIEYRDQRYQ, from the coding sequence ATGCAACAAAATCGCTGGCTTAAAACAATTCTACTATTGATTGGTGCATTCTGCTTTGGACTGTATCATTATGTTAAGCCAGCGTCTCCCCCCACTCCTACACCCTCCACACATTCAAGCCAAACCGATACGGCTTATCAGCAAGCCACCGAGCAAATTCGCACCGCGCGTTTAAATCCTAATGCAAAATTTCGCACCATTATTAAAGGTGAAGTACTCAAATTATTGCCAGATGACAATGAAGGCGCTCGGCATCAACGTTTTTTGGTGAAGTTAGCACCCGATATCGTGGTATTGGTTGCGCATAATTTGGATCTAGCCAAACGTGTACCCGCACAAAGCGGGCAACCCATTATTATTAATGGCGAATTTATTGCAAATGACAAAGGGGGCGTCATGCATTGGACGCATCACGACCCACAAGGTGGTCAAGGCGGCTGGATTGAATACCGCGACCAGCGTTATCAATAA
- a CDS encoding helix-hairpin-helix domain-containing protein: MKRIIILAISSFVLFTHSFVFADVININKADVAALDKLNGIGAKKAESIIAWRDKHGEFKSLEAIKDVPGIGDKLFEKIKNDIALTDAAPSTNTASVEPAKVETPTPITAAQPATTSTNSIAAVNTNAVPAETVKTTETKDNNAVPTKIETSAPANTSSNTSVSTPTPNTTVVAEKKS; this comes from the coding sequence ATGAAACGTATTATTATACTCGCTATTAGCAGTTTTGTTCTATTTACTCACTCTTTCGTTTTTGCCGATGTTATAAACATTAATAAAGCAGATGTTGCTGCTTTAGATAAACTGAATGGTATTGGCGCGAAAAAAGCTGAATCTATTATTGCATGGCGTGATAAACACGGTGAATTTAAATCGCTCGAGGCAATTAAAGATGTACCCGGTATTGGCGATAAACTATTTGAAAAAATTAAAAATGATATTGCCTTAACCGATGCAGCACCTAGCACCAATACAGCTAGTGTAGAGCCAGCTAAGGTTGAAACGCCTACGCCTATTACGGCTGCTCAGCCTGCTACAACCTCTACTAATAGTATAGCAGCAGTCAATACAAATGCCGTGCCTGCGGAAACCGTAAAAACGACTGAAACTAAAGACAATAATGCTGTGCCTACTAAAATAGAAACGTCTGCCCCTGCTAATACCAGTTCTAATACTTCTGTTAGCACGCCAACCCCCAATACTACGGTAGTTGCAGAGAAAAAATCGTAA
- the galE gene encoding UDP-glucose 4-epimerase GalE: protein MSKSLVVLVTGGAGYIGSHTCVELINAGYQIIVLDNLCNSSIEALQRVQSICQCAPIPFIQADIRDKAALNKLFEHYNIESVIHFAGLKAVGESVEQPLRYYDNNVLGTVNLLQVMQQHNVKKIVFSSSATVYGDPHTTPILEDFPLSATNPYGRSKLMIEDILRDLYRSDASWQMALLRYFNPVGAHSSGQIGEDPKGIPNNLMPYVARVAVGTYDYLSVFGGDYSTPDGTGVRDYIHVVDLAKGHVKALQAFAKPDTAHLITVNLGTGQGYSVLDMVKAFSQAIQRDIPYKIVARRAGDVACCFADPAAAYKILEWKAEKTLLDMCEDTWRWQSQNPQGYA from the coding sequence ATGTCTAAAAGTTTGGTTGTATTGGTGACAGGGGGCGCAGGCTATATTGGTTCTCATACTTGTGTAGAATTAATTAACGCTGGTTATCAAATTATCGTGCTTGATAATCTATGTAATAGCTCAATTGAAGCCCTACAGCGCGTACAAAGCATTTGTCAGTGTGCACCCATTCCCTTTATACAAGCTGATATACGTGATAAAGCTGCTTTAAATAAGCTATTTGAGCACTATAACATTGAGAGCGTGATTCACTTTGCGGGTTTAAAAGCTGTAGGGGAGTCCGTCGAACAACCGCTACGTTATTATGATAATAATGTGCTGGGTACAGTCAATTTGTTGCAAGTGATGCAGCAACATAACGTTAAAAAAATAGTATTTAGTTCTTCTGCCACCGTTTATGGTGATCCGCATACTACGCCAATTCTAGAAGATTTTCCTCTATCGGCGACTAATCCTTACGGTCGTTCTAAGTTGATGATTGAAGATATTTTGCGAGATTTGTATCGCTCGGATGCTAGTTGGCAAATGGCTTTATTACGCTACTTCAATCCAGTAGGTGCGCATTCTAGCGGGCAAATTGGTGAAGACCCTAAAGGTATTCCCAATAATCTGATGCCTTATGTCGCAAGGGTCGCGGTAGGCACTTATGATTACTTATCCGTGTTCGGTGGTGATTATTCAACGCCTGATGGTACGGGGGTACGTGATTATATTCATGTAGTGGATTTAGCTAAAGGACATGTAAAAGCTTTACAAGCTTTTGCTAAACCTGATACAGCCCATTTGATCACTGTGAATTTAGGTACGGGACAGGGCTATTCGGTATTGGATATGGTGAAGGCATTTTCACAAGCCATCCAACGCGATATTCCTTATAAAATAGTCGCCCGTCGGGCTGGCGATGTCGCTTGTTGTTTTGCTGATCCAGCCGCCGCCTATAAAATTTTAGAATGGAAGGCAGAAAAAACTTTGCTAGATATGTGTGAAGATACATGGCGTTGGCAAAGTCAAAATCCGCAAGGTTACGCCTGA
- a CDS encoding glutathionylspermidine synthase family protein, with amino-acid sequence MIKLDKVRPITPQIMEDVGMTWHTDPDGQPYIADELVQVTEVEAEAYYVAANQLYDMYVEAGQYVIDNELFLQLDIPFNLVDQIRQSWDRDHLHLYGRFDFAGGVDGVPIKLIEFNADTPTSLFETAIVQWALLKSNNMDEDRQFNTVYTSIRDNFRRLVTGMETPESFYQYYDFQNILFSSIRDLPEDERTVRFLQQMANDAGYQTDFCYMDQVGFLEHDGIFNANNTRFDYWFKLYPWEDIALQTDGIVNILEEITRNTSTVTLNPAYTLLFQSKGMLKVLYDLFPTSPYLLETKFEPLKGKKYVSKKMFGREGANVAIYDANGQELHKQPGEYDRYRSVYQEYAQYPKDAQGRNYQAGVFFAWEACGLGFRRGGEVLDNLSKFVAHHIV; translated from the coding sequence ATGATCAAATTAGACAAAGTACGACCGATTACCCCACAGATTATGGAAGATGTGGGAATGACATGGCATACCGATCCAGACGGTCAGCCCTATATTGCGGATGAATTAGTACAAGTCACCGAAGTCGAAGCCGAGGCTTATTACGTGGCGGCCAATCAGCTTTATGATATGTATGTTGAAGCCGGTCAGTATGTCATTGATAACGAATTATTTCTGCAACTAGACATTCCTTTTAACTTAGTCGATCAAATTCGTCAAAGTTGGGACCGTGATCACTTACACTTATACGGGCGCTTTGATTTTGCGGGTGGTGTTGACGGTGTACCCATTAAATTGATTGAATTTAATGCCGATACGCCTACTAGTCTGTTTGAAACCGCTATTGTGCAATGGGCATTATTAAAATCGAATAATATGGATGAGGATCGCCAATTTAATACGGTCTATACCAGTATCCGAGATAATTTCCGGCGATTAGTAACGGGTATGGAAACCCCTGAAAGCTTCTATCAATATTACGATTTTCAAAATATTTTATTTTCGAGTATTCGTGATTTACCCGAAGATGAACGCACCGTGCGTTTCTTGCAACAAATGGCTAATGATGCCGGTTATCAAACTGATTTCTGTTATATGGATCAGGTTGGTTTTTTAGAACATGATGGTATCTTTAACGCCAATAATACACGCTTCGATTATTGGTTTAAATTATATCCGTGGGAAGATATTGCCTTACAAACCGATGGTATTGTTAATATTTTAGAAGAAATAACCCGTAATACCAGCACTGTTACTTTAAACCCTGCTTATACTTTATTATTCCAAAGTAAAGGCATGTTAAAAGTTCTCTATGACTTATTCCCGACTTCGCCTTATTTATTAGAAACTAAATTTGAACCATTAAAAGGTAAAAAATATGTTTCTAAAAAAATGTTTGGGCGCGAGGGCGCAAATGTTGCGATTTATGACGCGAATGGGCAAGAGTTACATAAACAACCCGGCGAATATGATCGTTATCGCAGCGTTTACCAAGAATACGCACAATATCCTAAAGATGCGCAAGGGCGTAA
- a CDS encoding GTP-binding protein has protein sequence MEIWKNVQKHLPDWLLNSIGTKKAETAPVTVSQPEETTTNSQSSGDKHVLLATESLRQLLDDVRIPDKVRESLRDEYSQVRNMLDKLENGYLHIAVFGRVSVGKSSLLNALIGKEAFSVSVLHGETKTANMQQWNEYADGGVFLIDTPGINEIDGEAREKLAHDVAKRADLVLFVVDSDLTEVEYEALKTVATSHRPTILVVNKADRYTEEEQRELRSVLRNRTQGVVSPENIIFTTAQPKRQTVIFIDEDGEEREGIRERPVNIGALKARIWDIVEAEGKTLSAINASMFASNLTTEMGERILAVKKELGDKTIHMYCLAKGITVALNPIPVADLVAVAVIDASMIMHLSRLYGLPLSKAEAGELVRAILAEMMLIMGTVWAIHLLSSALKLTTVGLSTIITGVAQGAVAWYSTLIVGKVAEKWLANGKSWGELGPKLTVQQILESLDRDSVLSTAREEIMDYLRKTVKD, from the coding sequence GTGGAAATCTGGAAGAACGTACAAAAACATTTGCCAGATTGGTTGTTGAACAGTATCGGAACAAAGAAAGCTGAGACAGCCCCGGTTACTGTTAGCCAACCGGAGGAAACAACAACCAATTCGCAAAGCAGCGGTGATAAGCACGTTTTGCTGGCAACCGAAAGTTTGCGCCAATTATTAGACGATGTGCGAATTCCCGATAAAGTACGGGAAAGTTTGCGCGACGAGTATTCCCAAGTGCGCAATATGCTAGATAAGCTGGAAAACGGTTATTTACATATTGCAGTATTTGGACGCGTCAGCGTTGGCAAATCGTCTTTATTGAACGCTTTGATCGGCAAAGAAGCTTTTAGTGTCAGTGTATTACACGGTGAAACCAAAACCGCTAATATGCAGCAGTGGAATGAGTACGCAGACGGTGGCGTATTCTTAATTGACACGCCCGGCATTAATGAAATTGACGGCGAAGCCCGCGAAAAATTAGCGCATGATGTGGCCAAACGGGCAGATTTAGTGCTATTCGTGGTGGATAGCGATTTAACCGAAGTCGAATATGAAGCCTTAAAAACCGTGGCTACTTCGCATCGCCCCACGATTTTAGTGGTGAATAAAGCGGATCGTTATACAGAGGAAGAACAACGCGAATTACGCAGCGTACTACGTAATCGCACTCAAGGTGTTGTTAGCCCTGAAAATATTATTTTTACGACCGCACAACCTAAGCGCCAGACCGTTATTTTCATTGACGAAGATGGTGAAGAACGGGAAGGTATCCGCGAGCGCCCGGTGAATATCGGGGCATTAAAAGCCCGTATTTGGGATATTGTCGAAGCAGAGGGCAAGACTTTATCAGCTATCAATGCATCTATGTTTGCCAGCAATCTCACCACCGAAATGGGTGAACGTATTTTGGCGGTTAAAAAGGAATTGGGTGATAAAACGATTCATATGTATTGTCTTGCTAAAGGCATTACGGTGGCATTAAACCCCATTCCGGTGGCTGATCTAGTGGCGGTCGCTGTGATTGATGCCAGTATGATTATGCACTTATCACGTCTATACGGTTTGCCTTTATCCAAAGCGGAAGCTGGCGAATTAGTGCGGGCCATTTTGGCGGAAATGATGCTCATTATGGGTACGGTTTGGGCTATTCATTTATTATCAAGTGCTTTAAAACTAACGACTGTTGGCTTGTCCACCATTATTACGGGGGTAGCCCAAGGTGCAGTGGCTTGGTATAGCACCTTGATTGTTGGTAAAGTGGCAGAGAAATGGTTGGCAAACGGTAAGTCATGGGGTGAATTAGGACCTAAATTAACCGTACAGCAAATTTTAGAATCCCTTGACCGCGATTCTGTCTTAAGTACGGCTCGCGAAGAAATCATGGACTACTTACGCAAAACCGTAAAAGACTAA